The genomic segment CTGTTCTAGAAACGTGGATCTTCGCCAGTCGGATCCTTGGAGTCCGGTGTTGAGCAAAGGCCAAATCCCCGCATGACCCGCGTCGCCATCATCGCCGCTCTTCCCGGTGAGCTCAAGCCTTTGGTCCAAGGCTGGCCGCACTCCACGCGCAACGGCATCGACTTCTGGGCCCAGCGAGACGAGGAAGAAGAGTGGATTGCAGCCTGCGCCGGCGCCGGCCAGGCCGCCGCCACCCGTGCCTTCGGCGCCCTTGAAGAAGGCGGACCCATCGACCTCGTCTTTTCGGTAGGTTGGGCGGGCGCCCTGCGGCCCGAGATTGTCGCGGGCACGGCTCACAATATGGCCGGCGTTTACGATGTACGCACCGGCGAGCGCTTCAACTGCGACGCCGATGCAGGCCCCCTATGGCTTGCGACCAGTCCAGTTGTCGCCAATGAAACAGAAAAACTTAGGCTCGCGTCGGCCTATAAAGCCGCTCTCGTCGACATGGAAGCCGCCGCCATCGCCCGCCTCGCCGCGATGCGCGAGATCCCGTTTTACTGCATCAAGGGCGTCAGCGATACCCTGAACGCCCACCTGCCTGACCTGAACCCCTTCATCGCGCCCGACGGCAAGTTCCGCATGGGCAGTTTCATCCTTTTTGCCGCGATCCGGCCCTGGTACTGGCCTGCGCTCATCCGGATGGGCGAAAATAGTAGAAAGGCTGCCGCTTCCATCGCCCAGTCGCTGCTCGAGTTTCTCGATGCAGGAGGTCACGTCAGGAACCCGAATGGCTACCCAAATCTCAAGCCCTGAGCTCAGCATTCCCCGCCAGCTCCCAGCCACCATGCGCGCTGTAGTCTATCGCGGAATCAATGACATGCGCATCGAAACGGTGCCCGTTCCCGAAATCGGCGCCGGCGAGCTGCTGGTCAAGATCGCAACCTGCGGCATCTGCGGCACCGACCTCAAAAAGGTCCACTACGGCTCGCACTCCGCCCCACGCATCTTCGGCCACGAAATGTCCGGCATTGTCGTCGCACGCGGTGAAGGCGTGACGAAGTTCGAACTCGGCGAGCGCGTCGTCGTGCATCATCATGTGCCCTGCTACGAGTGCTATTACTGCCGCAAGGGAACCCCCGCCCAGTGCCCGCTCTACAAGAAGACCGGTGTTACAGCGGGGTTCGAGCCCTCCGGCGGCGGCTTCGCCGAGTACATCCGCGTAATGGACTTCGTGGTGAACAACGGCGGCGTCGTGAAGATCCCCGACGGTGTCCCCTTCGAACAAGCCGCGTTCGTTGAGCCCGTAAACACCGTGCTCAAGGGCGTCAAGATGCTCGACCTCAGGTCCGATGACACCGTTCTCGTCATCGGACAGGGCCCAATCGGCCTAATGCACGCAGCCCTTTGCCTGCGCACCGGCGCCAAGGTGCTCACCTCCGATCTCTATCCCGAGCGCCACGCCATCGCGGCACGCTTCGGCCTCAAGCATCCCATCGATGCAGGCAAGGAAAACGTCGTTGAGCGCGTGTTTGCCGAGAGCGAAGGCCGCGGCGCTGATGCCGTGATTCTCGCCGTCGGCGGCAAGGCGCTCATCAAGACCGCCATGGACGCCTGCCGGCCCGGCGGTAAGGTAATGCTTTTCGCCCAGACCCAGCACGAGGAAGCCATCTTCGATCCCGGCGCCGTCTGCATGGACGAGAAGACCCTGATGGGCTCCTACTCGTCTTCCTTCGACATTCTCGACGAAGTCACGGATCTGGTCTTCAACGGCTACCGCAACGGCTTCGACCTTACGCAGCTCATCTCACACCGCTTCCAGACCGAAGACGCGGTCGCAGGAATCGACATTGCCTCCCACCCCAAGGCCGATTCGATGAAGATTATGATCGAACCGGTGCTCGGCGCGGGAGCACAGTAACGGGAGGAAGGATGCCAGGCACCGTAAAAGCCGCAATCCTCCGCGGCCGCCAGACGGTTGAATCCGTCGTCGAAGGCGGCCGGAAGAAGGTCGAAGACGTCGTCGAAGGAGGCCTCAACACCGTTGAATCAGTCGTCGAGGCCGGCCTCAACACCGTTGAGACTGTCGTTATTGAAGGCCGCAAGAAGGTCGAATCCGCCGTCAGCCTGGGCCGCAAGACGGTCGAACATGCCATTGGGCGCAACACCATGCGCGCCGCCGTCCTTCACGGGCGCGAAGACATACGCATTGAAAGCGTGCCCATTCCGCAGGCCGACCCTGGCGAGATCATCGTCCAGGTGGGTGCAGCTCTAACCTGCGGCACAGACCTGAAGGTATTCCGCCGCGGCTATCACGCGCGCATGATCGTGCCTCCTGCGCTCTTCGGGCACGAACTCGCCGGCACAGTAGTCGAAGCCGGCAAAGGTGTAGAGGACTTTGCGCCCGGCGATCGCGTCGTTGCGCTTAATTCCGCCCCGTGCGGTAACTGCTACTTCTGCAAGCGGGACCAGGAAAACCTTTGCGATGATCTGCTCTTCAACAATGGAGCCTACGCCGAGTACATCCGCATCCCGTCTCGCATCGTCGCCAAAAACACGCTGCGCATTCCCGATCACGTTCCCCTCGAGCATGCCGCGCTCACCGAGCCGCTGGCCTGCGCCGTGCACGGCTTTGAGGATTCCCGCCCCCGCCGCGGTGACACCGTCGCGGTAATCGGCGGCGGCCCGCTCGGACTGATGATCCTCCACGTAGCCGCCCTCGCCGGATGCGAAGTAATCGCCATCGTCCGTCACGACGGCCAGGCGGAAGCCGCCAAGCAACTCGGCGCAGCGCACATCGTGCAGACGCGCAGCATCCGCCAGGCCATCCAGATGACCCGCGCACTTACTCACGATCGCGGCGTCGACATCGCCATTGAAGCGGTGGGCGTGCCCGAAGCGTGGCAGGAAGCCGTAGAGCTTGTGCGCAAAGGCGGCACTGTGAATTTCTTCGGCGGATGCGCTGTCGGCACGCACGTCTCGCTAGACACCAACAGGCTCCACTACAACGACATCACGCTGCGCGCCACGTTCCACCACACCCCGGCCATCTGCCGGCAGGCGCTCGATCTCATCGCCAGTGGCCGCTTCCAGGCCGGAGCCTTCATCACCGGCCGCGCGCATCTCTACGAGCTCAACCGCGTCTTTGAGAAGCTGATGAACCGCAGCCACGAAATCAAGACCGCCATCGTCCCGTAACCCGGCTCGCTGACATGCTGACTCGCTAAAATATGCCTATGGACACTGCTGCCCAACACGATGAGCTGATCGCCCGCGGTTGGGCTGCGCTGCCTCCTGCATATCGCATCCCCGATGTTGCGCCCACACTCGACGAAGCGCGCGCCTACTGCAAGAACCTCGCGGAATCGCACTACGAGAACTTCCATGTAGCGTCGTGGTTTCTGCCCAAGGCCCTGCGCCCGCACTTCCACGCCATCTACGCGTACTGCCGCATCTCTGACGACCTCGGCGATGAAGTACCCGATCGCGCCGCGGCCCTGGCACTCCTCGATCTCTGGGGCCAGGAGCTCGATGCCTGCTACGAAGGCCGCGCTCGCCACCCGGTATTCGTAGCTCTGGCCGAGACAATCCGTGCGTGCAGTATTCCCAAGAAGCCCTTCGCCGATCTGCTAGTCGCCTTCCGTCAGGATCAGACCGTCACGCGTTTCGCCAGCATAAATGAAGTGCTCGCCTACTGCGAGTACTCGGCAAATCCCGTGGGCCACTTGGTGCTGTATGCGTGCGGCGAAGTGACTCCCGAGACGCAGGAAGAAAAATTCCGTCTGTCCGACGCAACCTGCACCGCCTTGCAACTCGCGAACTTCTGGCAAGACGTGCGCAGCGACTACCAAATACGCAGCCGCGTGTATCTTCCGCAGGATGACATGCAGCGCTTTGGCGTGACCGATGCGACGATCGCCGCCGGCGTGGCCACGCCCCAATTCCGCGAACTCCTTACGCACGAAGTCGACTACGCGCGCAGCCTCTTCGAACAGGGCCTTCCGCTCATCGGTATGGTCGACCGCGAACTCGCCGTAGATCTCGATCTGTTCAGCCGCGGCGGACTTGAGATCCTGCGCGCCATCGAGCAGCGCGACTATGACGTGCTGAGCGCGCGCCCCTCCATCAGCAAAGCCTCAAAGCTGCAGCTCGCGTTGCGCGCAATCACGGGCAAATTCCTGCCATTCTTGCGTTTGGGGAAGGCAGCGTGAGTACGGCCGTGGTATCCGCTGAGCCCGGCATCGATCAGTCCTATGCGGTTTGCCGCGACATCGCCAAGCGCGAGGCGAAGAATTTCTATTACGCCTTCGTGGCGCTACCCGAGGCGCGGCGCAACGCCATCTGCGCTATTTACGCCTACATGCGTAAGGCTGACGACCTGGCCGATGACGAGAGTCTTTCGCGCGAAGAGCGCATGCGGCAGCTCGATGCATGGCGCACGGAATGGCACGCCGTCAGCCGCGGCGCCGGCACGAGTGATCCCGTCTTTGTTGCCACCCGCGATGCCGTGCAGCGTTTCCGGATCCCGCTCTCCCTGCTCGACGAACTTGTCGCTGGCACCACGATGGACCTGGAGCACGCTGCTACAGACCATCCCGACACGTACGCCACGTTCGATGATCTTTATCGCTACTGCTATCTCGTCGCATCGGTCGTAGGCCTGGTCTGCATCCGCATATTCGGCTACTCCGATCCTGCGGCGGAAAAGCTCGCGGAAGAAACCGGCATCGCCTTCCAGTTGACCAACATTCTCCGTGACGTCGCAGAGGATACCGAACGCAACCGCGTCTACCTTCCGCTCGAGGATCTGGCCGCGCACAACATCTCGCTTGACTCGCTGCTGAAGCGCAACGCGGGCTCTCCTCCGAGCGCGAACGAGCGCGCTCTCCTTGCCGACATCGCCGCGCGTGCCGAGAAATACTACGCGTCCGCGAAGAAGCTACTGCCGCTCATCGACCCCGAGAGCCGTCCAGCGCTTTGGGTGCTTGTTCGCATCTATCACCGGCTGCTCATCCGCATTCGTCGCGCGGACTACGATGTGTTCTCGCGCCGAGCCAGCGTGCCCACGTTCATCAAACTCGAGATCCTCGCCGTCGGCATGCTGCGCATGGGCTGGGCGCGCCTCACGGGCTAACGCTGTAATCAAGGCTCCCGCATCAGCGCGGCACGGACTGCGAAAATGTGAAAGGGCACGAGTTTACTCGTGCCGTAACGCGCATTAGAAATAGCTGGGGCTTTAGCCCCTGAGGGACTTCTTGCTCGATGCGGATCAAAAGGGAAGTGTAGCGGTCATCGGCGCAGGCGTCGCCGGAATGGCCGCTGCCTGCTCGCTTGCCGAGGCTGGCTATCGCGTCACACTGATCGAACGCCGCGGCTATCTCGGCGGCCGCGCTTCCTCATATCTCCACCCCGGCGTTAACGAGGTCATCGACAACTGCCAGCACGTGCTCTTCGGCTGCTGCACAAATCTCATCGGCTTCTATCAGCGCATCGGCGTTGCCGACAAGATTCACTGGACGCAGCACATGACCATGATCGAGCCAGGCGGACGGCAGTCGCGTCTTGGTCCGTCGAAGCTGCCGTTGCCCGCGCCGCTGCATGGCGCCCTAAGCTTCCTGCGCGCAGATGCCTTCACGCTCGCCGACAAGATCGCCCTGGGCCGCGCCTTCTCAGCCATGATGCGTCCCGACGCCCAGCATGAAGATAACGAATCGCTGGCCGATTGGCTCCGTCGTCACAAGCAGACCGCCGGCGCAATCAATCGCTTCTGGCGCCTCGTGATCGCCAGCGCGCTCAATGCCGAGCTCGAACACATTGCCGTGAAATATGCGGCGAAGGTCATCCGCGAGCTCTTCATGAACTCCGCATGGGCCGGCGCGATGGGCATGGGCAGCGTGCCGCTGAGCGAACTGTATGCAGGTGCGGAGCGCTACCTTACCGAGCGTGGCTCACAAATCATCTACAACACCAACGTCGAATCGCTCGCCTGGAATGAATCGACACACAAGTGGACGGTCCTCACGCGAACCGGCGACATACTCGCGGACTATGTCGTCGTGGCCCTGCCGTTCGAGGCCTTCGGCAAGCTGCTGCCCAACATGCCCGCCGCACCGGAAGCAACAGCCCTGCAACAGCAAATCACGCAGCACGAGCACTGGCCCATCTGCAGCGTGCACCTATGGTTCGATCGCCAGATCACTGATCTCGATCACGCCGTGATGCTCGACCGCGAGATTCACTGGATGTACAACAAGGGAAAGATGCAGCCCTGGCGCAACGTCAAAGGCAGCTACGTTGAACTGGTGCAGAGCGCATCACGCGCATTTGCCGCGCTCCCTCGCGAGCAGGCCATCCAGCAGGCCCTCCAAGAACTGAAGGAGTTCTTCCCCGCAGTACGCAACGCCAAGGTGGAGAAGGTTGCCCTGATCAAGGAAGTGCGAGCCACATTCGGCGTTCCGCCCGGCATCGATACGGCGCGGCCGGGCGCGCAGTCTCCCTGGCCAAATCTATTTCTGGCTGGCGACTGGATCCAGACCGGCTGGCCGTCCACGATGGAGAGCGCCGCCCGCTCCGGCCACATCGCCGCCGAAGCCCTCACCACGACCGCAGGTAACGCGCAGAGCTTCCTTATTCCCGACCTGCAACCCCGCGGCCTGATGCGTTTTATCTAGCTCCGCCAGCTACGCTAACCCGCTAGCTCCGCTGCAATTCAATGCGCCAGCAGATACACCCCAATACACACAAAAACCGCCGATGCCCACCGCCGCTTGTCGACATTTTCCTTCAGGAAGATCTTCCCCGCCACCGCGTTCGTCACCAGTGTGAGCGACGCCGAAGCGGGCGCCACCAGGCTCAGGTTCAGATGATTCAGCGCCAACAGAAGCGAGAAAAACGCCAGCGCCAGGAACGTTACGCCGGCGAAGAACAGCGGGCAGGTGACCACAGCCTTGATCGCACCCTTCATCCCTGAATGCGCGCGAATATCATCGAGATCGCCGATCGACTTCATCGCCGCAGCCGTCAGCACTTCGCCCGTGGTGGACAGCAGCACCACCGCAGCGATCATGCCGGCAGCGGCCCACGGCCCTGTCCCAGTTGGAGACGCAAGCATCATCGGGTAGCCTCCTCTTCCACTGCTGCGGCGGGCTGCGCCGCCGGGCGCTCCGTCACCGCCGGCCCCTGCGCGACGAACCCGACACCGACCGTGATGAGAATGACGCCTGCCCACCGCTGCCACGACACCGACTCATGCAGCCAGAACTTCGCGAACAGCGCGACGATCACGTTTCCGAACGCCGTCGCCGGGAGTACGAATGTTAGATCGGCCCATGAAAGAGCCGTGAGATAGCTCGCGAAGAATCCGATCAGCAACACAATGCCGATGGCGATCCACGGTGTGAACACCGCCGCGATCAGCGTCCCGGGATGCGCCAGTGTGATCGGCGCCAGATGTGTCATGCCGCGCGACAGGCAGGTGTCGCCCAGCGGCGCGCTCAGCGCGACGAGGCCCAGGATCATCCATTGATTCGGAGTAAGGCGATGTTGCGCCATGTGCAGTGCGGCCCTCAGCCGCAAATGAAAGAAGGGCGGACGCAGTGCGCCGCCCTTCGCGTTGATTACAACAATTTCACTCTATGCGCCGGCGCTGACGGCCTGTGCGTCGGCCTTGCTTCTCCGCGCTTCCTTCACCTGCTTGTTGCGCTGCGACCGGAGCTTGAGGAACGCCTTGGCTTCAACGTAGAGGCGCGGTACATCGCGGTTCACAATCGCCTTCCACACCACGCGGAACGCCGCCTTCGGCCTGAAGTAGTACTCGTCGTAAAAGCGGTGCACCATCTCCATCACGTAGTCGACAGGCAGGCCTGGGTATTCAATGTGCGCCATCTGGTGCCCGCCGCCGTCTTCCATCTTCTCGTTCGTGATAAAGCCGCCCGCCTTCGCGAACTCGTAAAACTCGGTGCCGGGATACGCGTGCGCAATCGACACCTGGATCGTTTCGCAGTCCAGCGTCTTGGCGAAGTTGATCGTGTTGCGGATCGACTCTTTCGTTTCGCCGGGCAAGCCGAGAATAAAGTCGCCGTGGATCACCAGGCCCAGGTCGTTGCAGTCCTTCGCAAACGCGCGCGCGCGCTCAACGGTGGCGCCCTTTTTGATGTTCTTCAGAATCTGCGGATCGCCCGACTCAAAGCCGACGATGAGCAGGCGGCAGCCCGCGTCCTTCATGGCCTTCAGCGTTTCGCGGTCCGTCGTCACACGCGAAGTGCAGCTCCACGTAAGATTGAGCGGCTTCAGCTTCTCGCAAAGCTCAATCGTCCGCTGCTTCTGAATGTTGAACGTGTCGTCGTCGAAGAAGAACTCCTTCACCTCGGGGAAGTTCTCCTTGGCCCACTTGAGCTCGGCGGCAACGTCGTCAGTCGAGCGCTTGCGCCACGCGTGGCCTGAGAGCGTCTGCGGCCACAGGCAGAACGTGCACTGCGCCGGGCAGCCGCGCGTGGAGTAGAGCGCGATATACGGATGCAGCAGGAACGGGACGTTGTACTTCGTCACGTCCATGTCGCGCTTGTAGATCTTCGTCGCCCACGGCATCGCGTCCAGGTTCTCCACCTGCGGGCGATCGGGGTTGTGGATGATCTTGCCGTCCTTCTTGTAGCTGATGCCCAGAATCTCGCTCAGTGGCTTGCCCTGCGCAAACTCCACAACGGAGTAGTCGAACTCTCGTCGGCAGATGAAATCCAGCGCTGAGCACTCGTTCAGCGCGCGCTCGGGGTCGGTGGTCACCGGCGGTCCCACAAACGCAACCCGAATCGACGGATTCGCAGCCTTGATCGCTTCGGCCAGGCGCTGATCGCCCTCCCAGCCCACCGTCGAGGTGAAGAGCACAAGGAACTCGTAGTCCTTCGCGATCCTGATCGTCTCTTCCGCCGACACGTGATGCGGCGGCGCGTCCAGCAGACGCGAGCCCTCCAGCATGCCCGCCGGGTAAGCGAGCCAAACCGGGTACCAATACGACTCAATCTCGCGCGTCGCCGGCCAGCGCGAGCTGGCGCCACCGTCGAAATTCTCAAACGAGGGCGGGTTGAGGAAGAGGGTTTTCAAAGGCATTGACATTCCCTTCAATTTTAACATCGAGCAGTTTTTCAGCGCTGCAATCGATGGTTAAGTGCCCTATTTTGTGTTGACTTCGTTCAGCCAGTCCTGCATGTGGCCCAGGGCCCTGATAAGGTTCAGCCGCGCCTTCGCCAGATTCAGATCTGATTCCTGCACATCCAGGTATTTCTGGCGCTCGTCGATCAATGCAAGCTGCTCCTGCGTGGGAGACATCTGTGCTTGAGCGCCCGGCCCCGCACCAGCCCCGTTTCCGCTCTGCATCTGCGTCTGCACTGTCTTCAGATCGTCAGCGGCGATCTCTTGCCTCAGGCTTGAGACTTCAGCCTGGGCCTGCAATTCACGCAGCGTGCCGGTGAGCTCCGCGATTGCCACCTCGTTCTGGCGCGCAGCCTGCTCCGCCTCTGCCGTGGCGCGCAGCGCATCGGCAGTGGACTCACGCCCCTTGGCACGATGCACCATATCGAACAGCGGCACCTGCACGTTGAACCCCGAGGTGAAGTTGTTGGCGGGCAGGTCTTGTTTGAAGTAGTCGTTGACGTTGTTGAGAATCGTTGTATTGCGGTTGTACTGCGCGAAGAAGCTCAGTTGGGGAATATAGTTCGTTTCCTTGTCGCCGGCTGCCTGTTGCTGCCGCGCCCGCGCCGAGAACCGGGCCGCATCCATCGCATTCAACACGTTGTGCCCGTCTCCTGGACTGATCTTCGGTATCTCCGGAATGCTCGCATGGTCCGCTCGAATGGCGCCGTCGGGCAAACCCGTCAGCGCGGCAAGCTGCTTTGAGAGCGTGGCCGCCCGTGTCTGCAGGTGCAGCAACGCCAGCTTCAAATTCGCAGCGGCAAGTTTTGCTACAAGCAGAGAACGGAGTGGATCGACCCCGGCCTCGGTACGCTGCTGCTCGATCTCCACCAGCTTGTTGGCGAACTCCTCCTGCTGTTGGGCCGAGACGATCTCCGAGTTCACAGTATCCAGTTCGATGTATGCGTTGCTCGCGTCAAGCGCAACCTGTTCGCGCGCGTCCTTTAGCCTCGATTCCGCCGCGCGCCAACCACTACGGGCTGCGTCCATATAGTGCTTCTGCGGAATGCTGAACACCAGTGATTCCACCGTCATCGAATAAATCGAAGGCGGCTGCCCCGTGAAACCCACCGACGGGAACGCCGGAATCCCCGTGCCGAAGTTGACTGATGGGATGTAGGCGTCCCTGGTCTGCTCGTACGCAGCCTTCGCTTTGGCAACATCAGCTTCCGCCATCTTCACGGCCGTGCTGTCGCGCTGCGCCAGGTCAACAACCGTCTTCAGCGACACCTGCGCATGAGACATGGCGGCGCAACCGAGAGCGCCGGCAACTGTGACCAGTCGGCTGAGTCGAGCCAACGAATTGTTCCCCTTCAACTCCATGCGTCGGGTCAAATCTTCAAATCCTGTGCAGGTCTGTAGCCGCTGGCCATTCCCAGCGCCGCAGTGCGCTCCCTTGCCGCGCCTGCCGCGTCGCCTGACTGCTTGTATAACCGCGCGAGCCACGTGTGCGCCTCGAATGCCGGGGCTTCCTCAGTCTGACTGGCCGACGCGAGATACTCCTGCAGCATCTTGATGGCAAGCGCCGGATTTCGGTTCGCCTTGATCAGCACCGACGCTCCATTGAACAACGCAACGCCCGCATGCCTGTCGCGATCCGCTGCGGCCTTTCCGCTCTGCAGTGCAGAGTCCATCTCCTCATACCGCTTGTTCTTGCGAAAAAAACTGGCCAGGCGCATCCACTGGAACGCCGGATGCTGGCTTGCCGCAATGGCTAGCCTGAACTCGCGCTCGGCTCCTACGTAATCGTGGTTCTCCTGCGCAATCGCAGCGCGAAGCTCATGCGCGCGCGCCGGATCCACCTTGTCGAGTTGCGCGGCCACGCCCTGGGCCTTGCCCGTTCCTCCGCCCACCACGCCCGGAGCCGAGTTGTAGAACTCGCCCAGATCGGCCAGCGCCTCCGCATTCTTTGGATCGAGCTGCACCGCCTGTTCGAACTCCGCACGCGCGCGCTTCGCGAGGTTATACGCCGTGACAAACGATGCGTTGTCGGCTCTCTCGCCAAGCACACGCCCCAGCCACAGGTGATTCATCGAGTTCTGCCAATCCAGCGCCACGGCGCGCTCGCACTCGGGCTGCGCAGGATCCCACTGCTCCAGCGTGAACAACACCCTGCACCGAATGCCATGCGCTTGCGCTGAATCCGCATCGGGGGAGGGAAGCGACCGCAGAATCGAAATAGCCAAATCGGCCTGCCCCGCCTGCAGCGCTGCATTTGCGTCGGCCACGCTGCTGGCGCCCGCCTGCGCGGGTGCTGCACACGCTGCCAACAACAGCGCGATCGCCGCAAATACTACTGAGCTGAGACCCCTCACTTGACCGGCCTGATCGGCACGCCTTCCTGCAATGGCTGCCCGCTGATGGATCCGGTTGCCACCCAATCGCCCGCATTCAGCCCCGAGAGGATTGCCACCTGGTTCAGATTCATCGTTCCGTAAGTCACCGGCGTCCGCTTCAGTTCGTTATCGATCATGCGGAACACGTACGGCTTTCCGTTTTCAACGTGCAGCGCTTCGCGAGGTATGCTGAGCGCGTTTGCCTGGCTTGACGTAGTCACCGTGACCGTCACATTGGTGTCAGGCAACAGGCCATCGGTATCGTCGTCCACCGCGATCAGCACTTCGCCCACGTTCCGGGTGCCGTACTGGGTAATCGTCACCGGAACGCGTTCAATGTGCCCCTTCCAGACTTGGCCCGGCTTGGCATCCCACTTGATCAAAGCCTGCTGTCCAACCGACAGAGTCCCGATCTCGGGCTCGTCGAAATAGGCCCGCACCCGCTCATGTTTCAGATCGGCTAACTCGAGAATCAGCTTGCCTTCCTCGATGAAATCGGTAGGCTTGGCGGCGAGTGTGTAGATCGTGCCCGAAGCAGGCGCCCGCACTATCGTCTTGTTCTCCACGTCGCGAGCCGCAGCCAGGGCAGCCTCTGCGTCACGTATCGCAGCCTGCGCGCGATCAACGTCGCCCGGCGTATAGCGGTTCTTCGAGCCGTTCTGGCTGGCTTCCAGCGCAGCCGCAGTCGACTGCAGGCGCTGCCGCGCGGCCGCCACTTCGCTCGAAGATGCCGCGCCCGTGGCCTGAAGCTTGGTCAGCGCATCCACATCCCGCTGCGCCTGGTCGTGTTCAATCTGCGCGCGCGTGATTTCAGAAGAAGATGCCTGCCGCTCTGCGAGGGTGCCCCCGTGCTGGGCAGTTTCAAACAATGCCTGCGCCGTTCTCACGCCGCTCTCGGCCGCAGCCACACGGGCGCGCGCTTGGATGTCATCCAACTTGACCAGCACCTTTCCAGCGTCCACATGATCGCCGGTCTGCGCATACACGGCCTTCACCGTCGTCGAGATCGGGCTGAACTCCTGGTACTTCATCTCCGGCTCAACCCTTCCGTTGGTGCTGATCGTGCTCTCCAGCGACTGGTGCGCAGCTTCAACCACGCGCACCTCCAGCCGATCGCGGGTAAGCGATCGCACCGAGAAGAAAACCAGTATGAGGATCACGCCGGCGCCGAGCCAAACCCAGCGCCAGTCCAATTGCTTGCTCTCTTTAGCCATTCCTAACCTAGGTCAGTATATAAGACACATGAGTGAGGTCGAAGATGCGCGAAAATCCATAAAAACGAGCAAGTTGGCCCCGAATTTTTTCAATCCGTACAATGGGAATATGGCAACAACGCAACCCCGCTACACTGACGATCACGCCAAGGCCGGACTCGACTTCGCCTTCCCCGCGATCGAAACATGGCAAAACCAATTCCCCGGCTACGTCATCGAGATCGACGATCCCGAACTGACCTCCGTCTGCCCCAAGACCGGCCTGCCCGACTTCGGCACGCTCATCATCCGTTACATGCCGCGCGAGCGCTGCCTCGAGCTCAAGTCGCTGAAGGAATACCTCTTCTGCTACCGCAACCTCGGCATCTTCCAGGAAAACATCTGCAATCAGGTCCTCGAAGACATCGTCAAGGCCACCGACCCGATCTGGGCCGAAGTCAAAGGCGTTTTCCGCCCCCGCGGCGGCATCGGCACCACAGTCGTAGCCAAGTGGCCCCGCCCGCAGG from the Occallatibacter riparius genome contains:
- the hpnJ gene encoding hopanoid biosynthesis associated radical SAM protein HpnJ, which gives rise to MPLKTLFLNPPSFENFDGGASSRWPATREIESYWYPVWLAYPAGMLEGSRLLDAPPHHVSAEETIRIAKDYEFLVLFTSTVGWEGDQRLAEAIKAANPSIRVAFVGPPVTTDPERALNECSALDFICRREFDYSVVEFAQGKPLSEILGISYKKDGKIIHNPDRPQVENLDAMPWATKIYKRDMDVTKYNVPFLLHPYIALYSTRGCPAQCTFCLWPQTLSGHAWRKRSTDDVAAELKWAKENFPEVKEFFFDDDTFNIQKQRTIELCEKLKPLNLTWSCTSRVTTDRETLKAMKDAGCRLLIVGFESGDPQILKNIKKGATVERARAFAKDCNDLGLVIHGDFILGLPGETKESIRNTINFAKTLDCETIQVSIAHAYPGTEFYEFAKAGGFITNEKMEDGGGHQMAHIEYPGLPVDYVMEMVHRFYDEYYFRPKAAFRVVWKAIVNRDVPRLYVEAKAFLKLRSQRNKQVKEARRSKADAQAVSAGA
- a CDS encoding TolC family protein; the protein is MARLSRLVTVAGALGCAAMSHAQVSLKTVVDLAQRDSTAVKMAEADVAKAKAAYEQTRDAYIPSVNFGTGIPAFPSVGFTGQPPSIYSMTVESLVFSIPQKHYMDAARSGWRAAESRLKDAREQVALDASNAYIELDTVNSEIVSAQQQEEFANKLVEIEQQRTEAGVDPLRSLLVAKLAAANLKLALLHLQTRAATLSKQLAALTGLPDGAIRADHASIPEIPKISPGDGHNVLNAMDAARFSARARQQQAAGDKETNYIPQLSFFAQYNRNTTILNNVNDYFKQDLPANNFTSGFNVQVPLFDMVHRAKGRESTADALRATAEAEQAARQNEVAIAELTGTLRELQAQAEVSSLRQEIAADDLKTVQTQMQSGNGAGAGPGAQAQMSPTQEQLALIDERQKYLDVQESDLNLAKARLNLIRALGHMQDWLNEVNTK
- a CDS encoding tetratricopeptide repeat protein; this encodes MRGLSSVVFAAIALLLAACAAPAQAGASSVADANAALQAGQADLAISILRSLPSPDADSAQAHGIRCRVLFTLEQWDPAQPECERAVALDWQNSMNHLWLGRVLGERADNASFVTAYNLAKRARAEFEQAVQLDPKNAEALADLGEFYNSAPGVVGGGTGKAQGVAAQLDKVDPARAHELRAAIAQENHDYVGAEREFRLAIAASQHPAFQWMRLASFFRKNKRYEEMDSALQSGKAAADRDRHAGVALFNGASVLIKANRNPALAIKMLQEYLASASQTEEAPAFEAHTWLARLYKQSGDAAGAARERTAALGMASGYRPAQDLKI
- a CDS encoding efflux RND transporter periplasmic adaptor subunit — its product is MAKESKQLDWRWVWLGAGVILILVFFSVRSLTRDRLEVRVVEAAHQSLESTISTNGRVEPEMKYQEFSPISTTVKAVYAQTGDHVDAGKVLVKLDDIQARARVAAAESGVRTAQALFETAQHGGTLAERQASSSEITRAQIEHDQAQRDVDALTKLQATGAASSSEVAAARQRLQSTAAALEASQNGSKNRYTPGDVDRAQAAIRDAEAALAAARDVENKTIVRAPASGTIYTLAAKPTDFIEEGKLILELADLKHERVRAYFDEPEIGTLSVGQQALIKWDAKPGQVWKGHIERVPVTITQYGTRNVGEVLIAVDDDTDGLLPDTNVTVTVTTSSQANALSIPREALHVENGKPYVFRMIDNELKRTPVTYGTMNLNQVAILSGLNAGDWVATGSISGQPLQEGVPIRPVK
- the queF gene encoding preQ(1) synthase — encoded protein: MATTQPRYTDDHAKAGLDFAFPAIETWQNQFPGYVIEIDDPELTSVCPKTGLPDFGTLIIRYMPRERCLELKSLKEYLFCYRNLGIFQENICNQVLEDIVKATDPIWAEVKGVFRPRGGIGTTVVAKWPRPQE